The DNA window GTATCCCGTTCGAGGTCTAGCCAGTGGTCCTCCCACGCGTCGTGGGCGGCGTGAAACTCACCGGCGTTGTAGATGGCGACCCCGGCACGGAGGGATGCGTCCATACGACTTCTTGCTCGCCGCCGACGAAAAACTCCTCCGACACCGGTCACGCGCGTAAAATGGCTCGAAAATGGATGATGCATCGACCTGACTGAGCCACCGTCAGTAGTTTCGAACCGTCTGAAAGCGGTTACTTCTCGGCTTTCTTCACGGCCCACTTCTTCAAGTCGCGAACGAACAATCGGTAGTTCTCAATTTTACTCATACACGAGTAAATATTCACGCCGGGTTCAAAAGTGTCACGGTTCGCGGTATATTTGGCCTGACACACCATGGCAGACGAGCGCTCGGTGAAAACTGCGCGAACGGCAACGGTCTTCGTGTCGTTCGACCTACGCTCTGCATGGACGATATCGAACGGAAGCGGGCGACGACGGATTCGTTCGGGAGCGTCGCGGACGCCTATCTCGACAGCGACGTTCACCGAACCGGTGCGGACCTCGAACTGCTCGCGTCGTGGTGTGACGACGCCGCGTGCGCGCTCGACATCGCCTGCGGTGCCGGACACACGGCGGGTGCGCTCGCCGAAACCGTCCCTACCGTGGTCGCCGCCGACGCCACGCCCGCGATGGTCGAAACGGCCACCGACGCCTTTCCCGTCTCCGGCGCGGTCGCCGACGCGGAGCGACTTCCTTTCCCCGACGAGATCTTCGACGCCGTGACCTGCCGAATCGCCGCGCACCACTTCCCGAATCCTGAGTTGTTCGTGGCCGAAGTCGCCCGCGTCCTCACGCCCGGCGGTGTCCTCGCCTTCGAGGACAACATCGTTCCCGAGGACGACGCGTTGGCCGCGTTCTACAACCGGTTCGAACGGCTCCGCGATTCGACCCACGGCGAAGCCTACTCCGCCGCGCAGTGGCGCGACTGCATCGGCGAGGTCGGATTGTCGGTTGACGAACTCACGACCATGCGAAAATCCCTCGATTACAAGTCGTGGGCCGAACGAACCGATCCCGGAGAGGACGCGCGCGAGGAACTGGACGAACTCGTCCGAACGCCTGAAGCTGAGGCCGTGTACGACGTAACCATCGAGGATGGAACCGTGACCGAATTCAGCAACGAGAAGGTGTTGATTCGGGCGGTGAAGTGAGAGGTTCGCTCCGCTCGTCGATAATGTGTTGGCAGAAACGTCCTGACGGAGTCTCACATGAGCGTAGCGAATGTGAGGCAAGTCAGAGCTTCGCTCTGACGGAGTTCCACGCGAGCAGACGCGAGCGTGAGGCAAGTCAGGTCGCGAATGAAATGAGCGTCCTGACGGAGATTTGAACTCGTGAAACCGTTCCGGGGTGCTCACTTCGTTGCGCTCCCGGGCATGCGATTTCCCTGCTCAAATCTCCGCGAGTCGTTTTCCGAGCGAAGGCTCTTCGCTTCGCTCATCGCGTTACGCTCTGAAAACGTCCTGACGGAGTCTCACGCGAGCAGACGCGAGCGTGAGGCAAGTCAGGTCGCGAATGAAATGAGCGTCCTGACGGAGATTTGAACTCGCCGAGACGGTCACGCTCACATACGTTCGCGCGCTGCGTCTCGTCTGCTCAAATCTCCGCGAGTCGTTTCTGCCAACACGTACGACTCGCTGCGCTCGTCGGTGTTGTGTTGGCAGAAACGTCCTGACGGAGATTTGAACTCCGGTCCCTGGCTCCGCAAGCCAAGAGGATAGTCCACTACCCTACCAGGACTCATTCATTCATTTCGCGGTCGGCTTAATAGCGCTTGCGATGTGGCGGCGGTGTGAGGGAGAGACCCAATCCCACGAACCGGGTGCGGTGGCGATGCCGTGGGGGTAACTCAAATCGCTATTTTCGTCTACGGGAGTGTTTTTAGAATGGGTCCAGTAGCTATTGGTATGCAACGACGAGACATCCTGAAACGCGCCGGTGCAGCGACGACCGTCGGACTGCTCGCTGGCTGTCTCAGCGACGGCGGCGGGAGTCCGGGCAACTCGGAATCCGACGGTTCTGGAACCGAGACAACGACTACGACGACCCAAACCACGACAGACGGGACAACGACGGGCACCGAAACCACGGAGACGGGGACGACCCCGACGAGCGGCACGGACGAGACCGCGAAGAATCGCTCGCTGAAGGTCATCAGCGTGGAGTGCGGACAACCCGGCAACGAGGCCGCGGTTGCGTTCGAGGACTCGAAAAAGCAAGTCGTCGTCACGGGGTCGATGACGGGGAGCGACTCCTGTGCGCGTCCCACAATCGAGAGCGCGACGTCCGATTCGAAATCGGGCGCGTTCACGGTGACGATGGGAACGAAGAAGAAAGACGGGAGCGTCGGCTGTTCGGAGTGTCTCACCGAAATCAAGTACCGCGCGACGTTCACGTTCGAAGGGTCGCTCCCGGAGTCGGTGAAAGTCACCCACAAGAGCATGGGAGAATCGAAGGTCGTCGCGGACGCTGACCGCGGGAGCACCACCGAAAGCGCGGGAAGCTGATTTCGACGAAAGCGTCATCGAGAGACGGAGCGTAGGTTTATGGGTGAAGGGGGGACCACTGTTCTGCATGAGTCGAATCGCATCGGAATCGACGTACTCCGTCCGATTGCCGACACAAAGACAACGCTTAAGCGACGGCCAACCCTGCAACCGAGTACGATTATGGGCGTTATAGACGAGGTACACGGGGACCTCGACGCCGACATCTCTCTGGACGAGTTCCGGGACGCCGTCGAGGAAAAAGTCGAACAGATGGGCGGCCTTGCGGACGAGGAAACCGCCGCAATGCTCATCGCCCACGAACTAGACGAGAGCGAAGTAAACGGGGTCGCCGACATCGAACCCGGCATCGAGGAAGTGAAGTTCGTTGCCAAGGTGACGAGCATCGGCGACGTTCGGACCTTCGAACGCGACGGGGACGACGCGGAGGACGGCCACGTCCTGAACGTCGACGTCGCGGACGAAACGGGTTCGATTCGCATCTCGCTCTGGGACGAACAGGCACAGGCCGCCGACGAGCAGCTCGAAACTGGCCAGGTGCTTCGCATCAAAGGCCGTCCGACGGACGGCTACAGCGGGACCGAGGTCAACGTCGATCAAGTCGAACCCGACGAGGACACGGAGGTCGATGTGCAGGTACAGGACTCCTATTCGGTGTCCGACCTCTCGCTCGGCCTCTCTGACGTGAACCTGCAGGGCAAACTCCTCGATACGGGGACCGTTCGAACCTTCGACCGCGACGACGGGTCGGAAGGCAGGGTCGCCAACCTCACGGTGGGCGACGAGACGGGGCGAATCCGAATCACGCTCTGGGACGAGCGCGCGGACGCGGCCGAAGAACTCGACCCGGGCATCGCCGTCGAAATCGTCGATGGGTACGTCCGCGAGCGCGACGGCAACCTCGAACTGCACGTCGGCAACCGCGGTGCCGTCGAGGAGATCGACGCCGACATCGAATACGTTCCCGAGAGCACGTCGATTGCGGACCTCGAAATCGGCGACACGGCCGACATCGTTGGCGTGATTCGCTCGACGGACCCGAAGCGCACCTTCGACCGCGACGACGGGTCGGAAGGACAGGTGAAAAACGTCCGCGTGCAGGACGAAACCGGCGACATCCGCGTCGCGCTGTGGGGCGAGAAGGCCGACCGCGAACTCGCGCCGGGCGACAAAGCGGCCTTCGCCGACGTTTCGATAAAGGACGGCTGGGCGGACGACATCGAAGCCTCCGCGGGGTGGCAGTCCACTATCTCCGTCCTCGACAGCGATTCGCCGACGGACGTCGGGTCGGACGATGCGGACGAGACGGCCCAGTCGGAGACCGGCCTCGACGCGTTCGGGAACGGTAGCGACGGAAGCGGTGGCAGTGACGGAAGCGGCGAAAGCGACGATAGTGGCGGAGACGACGCCGAACGAGCGACGGACTCCGGGACCACGACGGAGACGACGACCACAACCGCGACGGCCGCCGACGGCGAATACGTGGAGTTCACCGGGACGGTCGTTCAGGCGGGTAATCCCGTCGTACTGGACGACGGCGAAGAAACGGTGAGCGTCGAGACGGACGCGGACGTTCACCTCGGACAAGAAGTGACCGCGCGCGGCGAACGTCGCGGCGGGAAAATTGACGCCGAGGACGTTTTCTAACGCCGCGTCGCCTTCGTTTCGCCTCGAATCTTAACTCTGGAACGGCTCTTCGTCGCGGTGATTGTCCTTGTTCTGTTCGTCGGTCGCCGCGTCTTCGCGGGCTTGGTTCTGTTCCACGTCGGTTTCGTCTTCGAGTTCCTCCTCACGGGCCTGTTCGGCCTCCTCTTTCCCGTTTGCCTCGTCGGATTCTTCTTTTTCCTTTGCCATCGTTCGGTCGCGTTCGTGTGGGTCGCTCATCGTGTTCGGCAGTTCATCGTCTTCCTTTTTATTCGTGCTGGCAGTTTCCCCGTCGGATTTGCCGCGAACGACGGTAGGGAAAGATTAAGGGCGACTGACTTCCGCTGTTGGATTATGAGCGTTGAGCTTCCGTTTGCGCCGGTCGATACGATAATCCGACGGAAAGCAGGTGACCTCCGCGTCAGTGCGGACGCCGCCGAAGAACTCGCCCGCCGGATACAAATTCACGGAGCGGAGTTGGCCGTGGACGCGGCAAAACGGGCGACGAAGGACGGACGGAAGACGCTGATGGCGGAGGATTTCGGCGTCCAACAGGTTATCGATAAGGACGAACTCGTCCTTCCGGTCGCGCCTGTTGACCGAATCGCGCGGCTCGACATCGACGACGATTATCGGGTTTCGATGGACGCGCGCGTGGCGCTTGCCGACATCCTCGAAGATTACGCCAACAACGTCGCGGCCGCGGCGTCGATCCTCGCCCATCACGCGGACCGGCGAACGGTTAAGGCCGAGGACATCGAGACCTACTTCAGGCTGTTCGAATGAACTTCGGCTACAGCGAGGCCTGTTTAGCTCACGACACCGGGAAGCGACATCCGGAAAACCCGGACCGGTTGCGTGCGATTCGACAGGCCCTCACGCGAAAGCACGGCGTCGAATACGTCGAGTCACCTCCCGCAACCGAGGCCGAAGTGACCGCGGTCCACGACGGGGGATACGTAACGGAGTTCCGCGAGTTTTGCGAGGACGGCGGCGGAAACTGGGACCCGGACACCGTTGCCGTGGCGGCGACGTGGGACGCCGCGCTCGAAAGCGCGGGGCTGGCGGAGTGGGCTGCCAAGGCGGCGCTCTCGGGGGAAGACGGCCGCTCGACGCCGTTCGCGCTGGGCCGCCCGCCGGGACACCACGCGGTGGAAGACGACGCGATGGGATTTTGCTTCTTCAATAATGCCGCGGTCGCGGCCCGGTCGGTCATCGACGAGGGCGAGGCGGAACGGGTCGCGATACTCGACTGGGACGTTCACCACGGCAACGGGACGCAGGACATCTTTTACGGCGACGACGACGTGTTCTACGTCTCGATTCACGAGGACGGACTGTATCCCGGCACGGGAGAAATAGACGAGTCGGGCGAGGGTGACGGGGAGGGAACGACGCTCAACGTTCCGCTCCCCGCGGGGTCGGGTGACCCCGAATACCGCTCGGCGTTCGACGACCTCGTCGCGCCGTCGCTTCTCGACTTCGACCCCGACCTCGTATTGGTGAGCGCCGGATTCGACGCCCACCGCCACGACCCCATCTCCCGGATGCGCGTCTCGACGGAGGGCTACGGCATGCTCACCGCCCGCGTTCGAGAACTGGCGGACGAAGCGGGAGCGGCACTCGGATTCGTCCTAGAAGGCGGCTACGGTTTGGACACGCTCTCGGACGGCGTTGCGATGGTCCACGAGGTGTTCGACGGGATGGAACCGGTCGTCCCCGACGAGGAAGCGAGCGAGGAGGTCCGCGAACTGATAGCGGAAATCCGCGACGCACACCCGGCGTTCGAATCGGATGCCGACGCCTGACCAGTCCCGAATTATCTCTCCGCGCTACACTTTCAAAGGTGGCACACAATTTATCTGCTAACGCGCTGTAGCATCGTCACGCTCAGGGGTGGGCCAATGAGACAGGAATCACGCGACGTTGCGATTTTACACGATAGGTTTCCCGCCATGGGGGGCGGCGAACGGTTCGCCATCGAGGCCGCTCGGGTACTCGATGCGCCGATTTACACGATGTACGTGGCGGGCGATGTTGCCGTCCCGGACGACGTAACCATCGTTCCGATACGGCAGGAAAAGTACACCCGGGGCCTCTCGGGGCGACTGCTCGAATGGAAGAACGAGGGGATGAACCCGCTGGAAACGCTGTCGGTGGCGGTCGATTTGACCGACGCGCACGACGAACTGGCGACGTACGACGTGCTCTTCGAAAGCGCACCGCTTTCGAAGTCCTACGTGCCGCCGGTCGAACAGACGGTTCTCCACTACCCGCACAGTCCGCCGCGGTGGCTGTACGACCTCTTCCGCGAACGGCTCTCGGAGTTCGACTATCCCGGCGTCGGATTCGCGCTGAAGGGCTACGCGAAGGCGTGGCGGACGCTCGACAAGGAGGGCAACGAGTACGTCGACAGGTTCGTCGCCAACAGCGAACTCGTCCGCGACCGAATCCAGCGGTACTACGACCGGGAGGCGGCCGTCGTCTACCCGCCCGTCACCGGCGACTGGAGAAACGAGGGCGACGACGGCTACTTCGTCACGTGGTCCCGTCTCGCGCCGGAGAAACGCATCGACCTCATCGTCGACGCGTTCGCCGGGTTGGAGGAACGCCTCCTCGTCGTCGGCGACGGGGAGGAACGGGAGCGGCTCGAACGGAAGGCGCGCGGCCTCGAAAACGTCGAACTGCGGGGATACGTCCCGAACGTGGAGAACATCGTCTCGCGCGCCACCGCCGTCGTCTACGCGCCCAAGAACGAGGATTTCGGACTGGTCGGGGCGGAGGCGCTGACGGCGGGCAAACCCCTCATCGGCGTGAACGAGGGGTACACTCGCCACCAAGTCGTGGAAGGCCGGACGGGGATTCGCTTCGACCCGACGGTCGGGTCGCTCCGCGAAGCAGTCGAACGGTTCGACCCCGACGACTTCGACGCCGAGGAAATCCAGCGATTCGCGCGTCGATACGACCGGTCCACGTTCGCCGAGTCGTTGCTCGAACTGGTCAACAGAACGCACGCGGAAGCGGCCGAAAAGCGCGCCGCAGTCGATGCCGATGATACGAAACCCATACGCATCCGATGAGCCGCGGGTGTCGGTCGTCATTCCGACGGTTCCATCGAACGACCACGCGGGAGTCGTCGCCGCCTTGCGGAACCAGACCGCCACCGAGTTCGAGGTGCTGGTCGTCGAGGACGCGTCCCTCGACATCTGCGAGGCGCGAAACGCCGGAATCGAGGCGGCGAGCGCGGACGTCGTGGCGCTCACCGACGACGACTGTCTCCCTCCACCCGATTGGGTCGCCGTAATCGAGAACGCCCTCGACGGCGAAACGGTCTGCGTCGAAGGGAGCGTCAGCGGCGGACGGACCTACGACGGAACGGGACTGTACGTGGGGTGTAACCTCGCCTTCGACCGCGAGGTCGCGCTCGACGCGGGCGGATTCCGGAGCGAGTACGCGGGCTGGCGCGACGACACCGAATTCGGGTGGCGGATGGAGTCCTACGGGTCGTGTCGGTACGACCCGGCGATGGTGATGTCGCACCCCGACCGCCCCCGCGCCAATATCGATTCCGACATCGAGGCCCGTCTGAAACGTGAGTACCCGACTCGCTACGAGGAGCGAATCGTCCCCGAGACGAGGCTCGGCAGGGTCAACGACTGGCTGTGGCGACGGGGGTTCTGGAACGCGGTCGATAGGGTTCGAGACGTGGGAGGGGTCCGATGACGTTCGGCGATTGGGTCGAGGAGAGTCGGGAGCGGGTTCGGAAGGACGGCTGGCGCGGCGTGGACAAGTCGGCGTACGAACTGTACAAGGGGTTTCTTCGACGCGTCGGAGAACGTCGGGAGTTCGGCGAGTCCGTCTACGACCATCCGTGGGACGCGCTCGTCGTCCTCGACGGCTGTCGGTTTGACTGCATGTGCGAGGTCGCGCCCGAGGTTCCCTTCGTCGAGCGCGTCTGGCGCTTCGAATCCGCTGGCACCCGCTCGGACGAGTGGATGCGCGAGAACTTCGGGAAGCGGGACTGTTCGGATACGGTCCACGTCACCGCGAATCCGAACTCCGCGGAACACCTCGACGCCGGGAACTTCGGCCGACTGGAGGAGGTGTGGCGCGACGGGTGGGACGACGAACTCGGGACGGTTCCCGCCCGCGCCGTCACCGACCGGGCCATCCTCGCGGGGCGGGACATCGACTGGCGGGCGGACGACCCGACGAAACTCGTCGTTCACTACATGCAACCGCACTTCCCGTCGATTCCCGCTCCGCTTCCGGGCGACGCGATGAGTCGGGACGAGTTCGGCGAGCGCGTCGGCGTCTGGGAGCGCTTGCGCCGCGGCGACCTCTCCACAGAGCAGGTGTGGCGTTCCTACCGCGAGAATCTCCACTACGTCCTCTCGGAGGTACGGGTGCTGCTCGACAACCTCGGCGCCGAGCGCGTCGTCATCACGGCCGACCACGGCAACGGATTCGGCGAGTGGTACGTCTACGGACACCCCGACAGCACGCCGATAAGCGCCCTCCGCGACGTCCCGTGGGTCGTCACCAGCGGTACCGACACGGGGAGTTACGAACCCGAACGCTGGATGAAAACGGCGGAGACGTTGCGCGAAACGGACGCCTCCGACGGTGCGGACGCGTCGGTCGAAGAGCGCCTGTCCGCGCTGGGATACCGATGAACGTCGCGCTCGTCGTCCTCGACACGCTACGGAAGGACGCCTTCGATGCGCACTTCGACTGGCTTCCGGGAACGCGCTTCGAGAACGCCTATTCGACCTCACACTGGACGGTCCCGGCACACGCCTCCCTGTTCGCGGGGAAGTATCCGAGCGAGTTGGGGGTCTACGCCGGTGCACAGTTGCTCGACTGCCCCGAACCGGTGCTTCCCGAGTCGTTCCACGGGGACGGCTACACTACCCGCGCGTTCAGCGCCAACGTCAACATCTCGCGCCCGTTCGACTTCCACCGCGGATTCGACCGATTCGAGGGGAGTTGGCGACTCGACGCCCTCTCGGAGGACGTCTTCGACTGGGACGGGTTCATCGCCGAGACGCGCGAGATGGGGCCGGAGCGCTACGCCGTCGCGTTGCGCGACATTCTACTGGGCGACTGCGACACCGTGCCGTCGCTCAAGCGCGGCGCGTTCCTCAAACTCCGCGACTTGGGGATGGGTCGGACGACCCGCGACGACGGCGCGACGGAGGCGCTCCAGTTCGTCCGCGAGACCGACTTCGGCGACGACGAGTTCCTGTTCGTCAACCTGATGGAGGCCCACACGCCCTACGCCCCGCCCGAGGAGTTCCGAACCGTGGACCCCCCGGAACTCGACGGCCTTCGGGCGACGCTTTCGTCGCCCGACGCGGACCCCGACAGGATTCGGCGGGCCTATGACGACGGCGTTCGCTACCTCGCCGACCGCTATCGCGCCATCTTCGCCGAACTCCGCGAGGAGGTCGAGTACGTCATCACGCTCGCGGACCACGGCGAAGCCCTCGGCGAGTACGGCGCGTGGGAGCACCTCTGTGGCCTGTATCCCGAGGTGACGAAGGTGCCGCTCTGTATCTGGAATGCGGACGAAACGGGCGGGGCGACCGCCCGCCGCGAGGAACCGGTCAGCCTGCTCGACGTGCATCGGACGGTGCTCGACATCGCCGACCTCGACGGGGACTCGCGGGGGCGGAACCTGCTCGTCGACCCCGACGACGCGGACCGACCCGAGTGGCTGGTCGAGTACCACGGTCTGACGGACCGTCACCGCGCCGCGCTCTCCCGCGACGGGTTCGACGTCGAACCGCTGGACACGGAACTCCACGCGCTGGTCGCGCCGGGTTACTACGGGTGGGAGACGCCCGACGGGTTCCGCCAGTCCGGCGAAACGGAAAAGCCGCGGGAGCGAGTGGAAACGCTCGTGAACGAACTGAATCGACGGGTGGTGTCGAACGACGCGGCCCTCTCGCCCGCCGTCGAGGAGCAACTCCGCGACCTCGGCTACGCATGAGCGAGGCGGCGGGAACCAGCCTCAGCAAGGAGACGCTCGGCGGGACTGTCGCCCAGTTCTCGATGGCGCTCATCGGCTTCGTCGGGACCATCGTCTTCGCGCGGTGGCTCGGCCCGAGCGCGTTCGGCGGCGTCTACCTCCTCTTCGCGCTGGTGAAGTTCGCCGACCGACCGATGAACGGCTGGTCGCTCGCGGCGAAAAAACGCGTCGCCGAATCCGACGCGCTCCGTCCCCCCGCGTTCGGCGCGCAACTCCTGTTCGACGCCGGATGGGTCGTCATCGCGGGTACGGTCGTCTTCCTCGCGGGTGACGTCCTTCGTGACTACACGGGCCTCGCGCTGGCCCCGCTGTTGCTCGTCTGCCTGCTCGCCACCGAATCGGTGTACGAGACGATAGACAGCCTCGTCCAGGGCAGGGGTCGAATCAGCGCCGCGACGTGGGTCGATACGCTCAGGTCGGTGTTCACCCTCCCGCTCCAAATCGG is part of the Haladaptatus paucihalophilus DX253 genome and encodes:
- a CDS encoding histone deacetylase family protein, translated to MNFGYSEACLAHDTGKRHPENPDRLRAIRQALTRKHGVEYVESPPATEAEVTAVHDGGYVTEFREFCEDGGGNWDPDTVAVAATWDAALESAGLAEWAAKAALSGEDGRSTPFALGRPPGHHAVEDDAMGFCFFNNAAVAARSVIDEGEAERVAILDWDVHHGNGTQDIFYGDDDVFYVSIHEDGLYPGTGEIDESGEGDGEGTTLNVPLPAGSGDPEYRSAFDDLVAPSLLDFDPDLVLVSAGFDAHRHDPISRMRVSTEGYGMLTARVRELADEAGAALGFVLEGGYGLDTLSDGVAMVHEVFDGMEPVVPDEEASEEVRELIAEIRDAHPAFESDADA
- a CDS encoding single-stranded DNA binding protein, with protein sequence MGVIDEVHGDLDADISLDEFRDAVEEKVEQMGGLADEETAAMLIAHELDESEVNGVADIEPGIEEVKFVAKVTSIGDVRTFERDGDDAEDGHVLNVDVADETGSIRISLWDEQAQAADEQLETGQVLRIKGRPTDGYSGTEVNVDQVEPDEDTEVDVQVQDSYSVSDLSLGLSDVNLQGKLLDTGTVRTFDRDDGSEGRVANLTVGDETGRIRITLWDERADAAEELDPGIAVEIVDGYVRERDGNLELHVGNRGAVEEIDADIEYVPESTSIADLEIGDTADIVGVIRSTDPKRTFDRDDGSEGQVKNVRVQDETGDIRVALWGEKADRELAPGDKAAFADVSIKDGWADDIEASAGWQSTISVLDSDSPTDVGSDDADETAQSETGLDAFGNGSDGSGGSDGSGESDDSGGDDAERATDSGTTTETTTTTATAADGEYVEFTGTVVQAGNPVVLDDGEETVSVETDADVHLGQEVTARGERRGGKIDAEDVF
- a CDS encoding alkaline phosphatase family protein, giving the protein MTFGDWVEESRERVRKDGWRGVDKSAYELYKGFLRRVGERREFGESVYDHPWDALVVLDGCRFDCMCEVAPEVPFVERVWRFESAGTRSDEWMRENFGKRDCSDTVHVTANPNSAEHLDAGNFGRLEEVWRDGWDDELGTVPARAVTDRAILAGRDIDWRADDPTKLVVHYMQPHFPSIPAPLPGDAMSRDEFGERVGVWERLRRGDLSTEQVWRSYRENLHYVLSEVRVLLDNLGAERVVITADHGNGFGEWYVYGHPDSTPISALRDVPWVVTSGTDTGSYEPERWMKTAETLRETDASDGADASVEERLSALGYR
- a CDS encoding histone, which encodes MSVELPFAPVDTIIRRKAGDLRVSADAAEELARRIQIHGAELAVDAAKRATKDGRKTLMAEDFGVQQVIDKDELVLPVAPVDRIARLDIDDDYRVSMDARVALADILEDYANNVAAAASILAHHADRRTVKAEDIETYFRLFE
- a CDS encoding class I SAM-dependent methyltransferase, giving the protein MDDIERKRATTDSFGSVADAYLDSDVHRTGADLELLASWCDDAACALDIACGAGHTAGALAETVPTVVAADATPAMVETATDAFPVSGAVADAERLPFPDEIFDAVTCRIAAHHFPNPELFVAEVARVLTPGGVLAFEDNIVPEDDALAAFYNRFERLRDSTHGEAYSAAQWRDCIGEVGLSVDELTTMRKSLDYKSWAERTDPGEDAREELDELVRTPEAEAVYDVTIEDGTVTEFSNEKVLIRAVK
- a CDS encoding glycosyltransferase family 2 protein; amino-acid sequence: MIRNPYASDEPRVSVVIPTVPSNDHAGVVAALRNQTATEFEVLVVEDASLDICEARNAGIEAASADVVALTDDDCLPPPDWVAVIENALDGETVCVEGSVSGGRTYDGTGLYVGCNLAFDREVALDAGGFRSEYAGWRDDTEFGWRMESYGSCRYDPAMVMSHPDRPRANIDSDIEARLKREYPTRYEERIVPETRLGRVNDWLWRRGFWNAVDRVRDVGGVR
- a CDS encoding sulfatase-like hydrolase/transferase is translated as MNVALVVLDTLRKDAFDAHFDWLPGTRFENAYSTSHWTVPAHASLFAGKYPSELGVYAGAQLLDCPEPVLPESFHGDGYTTRAFSANVNISRPFDFHRGFDRFEGSWRLDALSEDVFDWDGFIAETREMGPERYAVALRDILLGDCDTVPSLKRGAFLKLRDLGMGRTTRDDGATEALQFVRETDFGDDEFLFVNLMEAHTPYAPPEEFRTVDPPELDGLRATLSSPDADPDRIRRAYDDGVRYLADRYRAIFAELREEVEYVITLADHGEALGEYGAWEHLCGLYPEVTKVPLCIWNADETGGATARREEPVSLLDVHRTVLDIADLDGDSRGRNLLVDPDDADRPEWLVEYHGLTDRHRAALSRDGFDVEPLDTELHALVAPGYYGWETPDGFRQSGETEKPRERVETLVNELNRRVVSNDAALSPAVEEQLRDLGYA
- a CDS encoding glycosyltransferase; this translates as MRQESRDVAILHDRFPAMGGGERFAIEAARVLDAPIYTMYVAGDVAVPDDVTIVPIRQEKYTRGLSGRLLEWKNEGMNPLETLSVAVDLTDAHDELATYDVLFESAPLSKSYVPPVEQTVLHYPHSPPRWLYDLFRERLSEFDYPGVGFALKGYAKAWRTLDKEGNEYVDRFVANSELVRDRIQRYYDREAAVVYPPVTGDWRNEGDDGYFVTWSRLAPEKRIDLIVDAFAGLEERLLVVGDGEERERLERKARGLENVELRGYVPNVENIVSRATAVVYAPKNEDFGLVGAEALTAGKPLIGVNEGYTRHQVVEGRTGIRFDPTVGSLREAVERFDPDDFDAEEIQRFARRYDRSTFAESLLELVNRTHAEAAEKRAAVDADDTKPIRIR